One segment of Pasteurella skyensis DNA contains the following:
- a CDS encoding type VI immunity family protein: MSDIAFKFDAFNSPKIPDYVGAIRLMLPYNTVSEMGASEFISKVLDLCSEMKFLSGNVGFTVNRDYANSSYPDKWSKLWTESKKYLLLDPTKFEGFWNMFQYCNQETNERKFLHVLKRIDWLTFINHRLIDKLGGIDTLTKNLTIDFDGSIIKDVILHKLPHGICVQAGAEPIIGDISNLDYKALSPYRHIGSALKPVTILQNEYGYDVKEFNFGGMSGGGISSNFWIEKGFPLLIKRYKQLSNRK; encoded by the coding sequence ATGTCTGATATTGCCTTTAAGTTTGATGCTTTTAATTCGCCAAAAATACCTGATTATGTTGGAGCTATTCGCTTAATGCTTCCGTATAATACCGTGTCAGAAATGGGTGCTTCTGAATTTATTTCAAAGGTATTAGATTTATGTAGTGAAATGAAATTTTTATCAGGAAATGTTGGTTTTACGGTTAATAGAGATTATGCAAATAGTAGCTATCCTGACAAATGGAGTAAATTATGGACAGAATCAAAAAAATATTTACTCTTAGACCCTACTAAATTTGAAGGTTTTTGGAATATGTTTCAATACTGTAATCAAGAAACTAATGAAAGAAAGTTTCTTCACGTATTAAAAAGAATTGATTGGCTTACCTTTATAAATCATAGATTGATTGATAAGTTAGGCGGTATTGACACCTTAACAAAAAATTTAACAATAGATTTTGACGGTAGTATTATTAAAGATGTTATTTTACATAAGTTACCACACGGCATTTGCGTACAAGCAGGGGCTGAACCTATCATTGGCGACATTAGCAACCTTGATTATAAGGCTTTATCCCCTTATAGGCATATTGGTAGTGCATTAAAACCTGTAACGATATTGCAAAACGAGTATGGTTATGATGTAAAAGAATTTAATTTTGGTGGTATGTCAGGCGGTGGAATTAGTTCTAATTTTTGGATAGAAAAAGGTTTTCCTTTATTGATAAAAAGATATAAACAACTAAGTAATCGTAAATAA
- the sfsA gene encoding DNA/RNA nuclease SfsA, producing the protein MQLPPLKQGILIKRYKRFLADIMLPNGEQITIHCPNTGAMTGCATEGDRVWFSTSDNPKRKYAHTWELTETQQGDFICVNTQRANQLVNEALQHKWIEELVQYQQIQAEVKYGEEKSRIDFLLDESCFVEVKSTTLLTENGIGMFPDTQTLRGQKHLRELTTMAQQGYSAVIFFAILHSGIHTFEVAKQIDPKYAELFQQALDNGIQAVCYKAKFTVDNGVPVVMELVQRVV; encoded by the coding sequence ATGCAACTTCCACCACTAAAACAAGGTATATTAATCAAACGTTATAAACGTTTTCTAGCAGATATAATGTTGCCTAATGGAGAGCAAATTACTATTCATTGCCCTAATACTGGAGCAATGACAGGTTGTGCAACAGAGGGAGATCGAGTGTGGTTTTCTACCTCAGATAACCCAAAACGTAAATATGCTCACACTTGGGAACTCACAGAAACACAACAAGGCGATTTTATTTGTGTAAATACACAACGAGCTAACCAATTAGTCAATGAAGCATTGCAACATAAATGGATTGAGGAGCTGGTTCAATATCAACAGATTCAAGCAGAAGTAAAATATGGCGAAGAAAAGAGTCGTATTGATTTTTTACTGGATGAAAGCTGCTTTGTCGAAGTAAAATCTACTACACTATTAACAGAAAATGGCATAGGAATGTTCCCAGATACTCAAACTTTACGAGGTCAAAAACACCTAAGGGAACTAACTACAATGGCACAACAAGGTTATTCAGCGGTTATTTTCTTTGCTATTTTGCATTCAGGCATTCACACCTTTGAAGTCGCCAAACAGATTGATCCTAAATATGCAGAGTTATTTCAGCAAGCTCTTGATAATGGCATACAAGCGGTTTGTTACAAAGCAAAATTTACTGTTGATAATGGGGTTCCTGTTGTGATGGAGCTTGTTCAGAGGGTGGTTTGA
- the ydiJ gene encoding D-2-hydroxyglutarate dehydrogenase YdiJ — MLPQLSDIPKLSNQVIHYLDEVKKHHFKGDIASNYADRLSLATDNSVYQTIPSAILYPKTIGDVQLLIQLAQKPEFQSLTFTPRGGGTGTNGQSLNDNIIIDLSRYMTNILELNVKECWVRVQAGVVKDQLNQFLKPHGLFFSPELSTSNRATIGGMINTDASGQGSLQYGKTSQHVLEIKSVLMNGEILETQAVRSDQFFANLDKLNLSDTAKQLYSAIFTRCKEIRPQVLKDLPQLNRFLTGYDLKNVFNNDESEFNLTRILTGSEGSLAFICEAKLNLLPIPKYRTLINIKYNSFDSALRSAPMMLEAKALSVETIDSKVLNLAKQDIIWHSVSDLLLEDKNNPILGINIVEYASNDEEQNQKLINGLCQTLDQKIANKTSGIIGYQICNDLASIEKIYAMRKKAVGLLGNTKGWAKPIPFVEDTCVPPKNLADYITEFRQLLDSYQLEYGMFGHVDAGVLHVRPALDLCDKQQVETFKTISDEVVKLTSKYGGLIWGEHGKGMRSYYGQHFFGEELWYELRYIKQLFDPQNRLNPGKICTPLESKDKLYPIDSPMRADFDRQIPLEVKNEFKGAISCNGNGLCFNFDVHSVMCPSMKITGNRVFSPKGRATLIREWLRLLAEQGVSPDDLIFKDKKYSLKLTDFVAKLRHQWNKNTHYDFSHEVKMAMDTCLACKACASQCPIKIDVPTFRSQFNHLYHQRYFRPVKDYVVSNLEFVAPLMAKIPRFYNFFSTTKIAEKIANKTIGMTDLPALSTPNLQQQLVKINYQGEKLETIEHWVASGHLPNDFCKFIFVIQDPFTSYYDAKVVADFVHFCQKIGFKPIVLPFKPTGKAAHIKGFLNQFSKTAKNQAEFLNRVAKLNIPMVGVDPALVLLYRDEYNHLLQEKRGDFNVLLVHEWLNHQIENKRLDVCKNLQISDRLQWYLFSHCTETTALPNSTKEWQQIFEYFNQTLNSENVGCCGMAGTFGHETQHIAMSKAIYEQSWQTKFKDKPIEQCLATGYSCRSQVKRMEKVILKHPIQALLSVLVSHT; from the coding sequence ATGCTGCCACAACTTTCAGACATACCAAAATTAAGTAATCAAGTTATTCATTACTTAGATGAAGTAAAAAAACACCATTTTAAAGGTGATATTGCTTCAAATTATGCTGATCGTCTGAGTTTGGCAACGGATAATAGTGTTTATCAGACTATTCCATCGGCTATTTTATATCCAAAAACAATAGGCGACGTACAACTTTTAATTCAACTTGCTCAAAAACCTGAATTTCAATCCCTGACTTTTACACCTCGAGGTGGGGGAACGGGTACTAATGGTCAATCATTAAACGATAATATCATTATTGATCTCTCTCGTTATATGACAAATATTCTAGAATTAAACGTCAAAGAGTGTTGGGTTAGAGTGCAAGCTGGCGTAGTAAAAGATCAACTGAATCAATTTTTAAAACCTCACGGACTATTTTTCTCACCAGAGCTTTCAACCAGTAATCGAGCCACTATTGGTGGAATGATTAATACAGATGCTTCAGGGCAGGGTTCGTTACAATATGGTAAAACCTCACAACACGTACTAGAAATTAAATCCGTGTTAATGAATGGTGAAATATTAGAAACTCAAGCGGTACGATCTGATCAATTTTTTGCAAATTTAGATAAATTAAATTTATCTGATACAGCCAAACAACTGTATTCTGCTATTTTTACTCGTTGTAAAGAAATTCGCCCACAGGTATTGAAAGATCTACCTCAGTTAAACCGTTTTTTAACGGGTTACGATCTCAAAAACGTCTTTAATAATGATGAGTCAGAATTTAACTTAACTCGTATTCTGACAGGTTCAGAAGGATCATTAGCTTTTATTTGTGAGGCAAAACTTAATTTATTGCCTATTCCTAAATATCGTACCTTAATTAATATTAAATATAATTCTTTTGATTCTGCTCTGCGTTCTGCACCAATGATGTTAGAAGCAAAAGCACTTTCTGTTGAAACCATTGATTCAAAGGTATTAAATTTAGCCAAACAAGATATTATTTGGCACTCCGTTTCAGATTTATTATTAGAAGATAAAAATAATCCTATCCTTGGTATCAATATTGTGGAATATGCCTCTAATGATGAAGAACAAAATCAAAAATTAATTAATGGATTATGCCAAACCCTCGATCAAAAAATAGCAAATAAAACAAGCGGTATCATTGGTTATCAAATTTGCAATGATTTAGCCTCTATCGAAAAAATTTATGCAATGCGTAAAAAGGCGGTGGGGTTATTGGGTAATACGAAAGGGTGGGCAAAACCCATTCCTTTTGTGGAAGATACCTGCGTTCCCCCTAAAAATTTAGCAGATTACATTACAGAATTTCGCCAATTATTGGATTCTTATCAATTAGAATACGGTATGTTTGGTCACGTTGATGCAGGGGTGTTACACGTTCGCCCTGCGTTAGATTTATGTGATAAACAACAAGTTGAAACCTTTAAAACGATTTCTGATGAAGTAGTAAAACTGACCTCAAAATACGGCGGTTTAATTTGGGGAGAACACGGCAAAGGTATGCGATCTTATTATGGTCAGCATTTCTTTGGAGAGGAATTATGGTACGAGCTACGTTATATTAAACAACTTTTTGATCCTCAAAATCGTTTAAATCCAGGTAAGATTTGTACGCCTTTAGAAAGTAAAGATAAGTTGTATCCTATCGATTCACCTATGCGTGCTGATTTTGACCGCCAAATTCCCCTCGAGGTAAAAAACGAATTTAAAGGAGCAATAAGTTGTAACGGTAATGGGTTATGCTTTAATTTTGATGTGCATAGTGTGATGTGTCCTTCTATGAAAATAACGGGCAATCGAGTGTTTTCACCCAAAGGGCGTGCAACGTTAATTCGAGAATGGTTACGACTTCTTGCAGAACAAGGGGTTAGCCCTGATGATTTAATATTTAAAGACAAAAAATATTCTCTTAAATTAACAGATTTTGTTGCTAAGCTTCGCCATCAATGGAATAAAAACACCCATTATGATTTTTCTCACGAAGTCAAAATGGCGATGGATACTTGTTTAGCTTGTAAAGCCTGTGCTAGTCAATGTCCAATAAAAATTGATGTACCAACATTCCGTAGTCAATTTAATCATTTATATCATCAACGTTATTTTCGTCCAGTGAAAGATTATGTAGTGTCTAATCTTGAGTTTGTTGCCCCTTTAATGGCAAAAATACCACGCTTTTATAATTTTTTTAGTACCACGAAAATAGCAGAAAAAATAGCAAATAAAACCATTGGAATGACAGACTTACCTGCTCTTTCAACACCCAATTTACAACAGCAATTAGTGAAAATAAATTATCAAGGGGAAAAGTTAGAAACCATTGAACATTGGGTTGCAAGCGGTCACTTACCTAATGATTTTTGCAAATTTATTTTTGTGATACAAGATCCTTTTACTTCTTATTATGATGCAAAAGTTGTCGCAGATTTTGTCCATTTTTGTCAAAAAATTGGTTTTAAGCCTATTGTATTACCTTTCAAACCAACTGGAAAAGCGGCGCATATTAAAGGTTTTTTAAATCAATTTTCTAAAACAGCAAAAAATCAGGCAGAATTTTTAAACCGTGTTGCAAAGTTAAATATCCCAATGGTAGGAGTCGATCCTGCTTTAGTATTACTTTATCGAGATGAATATAATCATCTGTTACAAGAAAAACGAGGCGATTTTAACGTCCTGTTAGTACACGAATGGTTAAATCATCAAATTGAAAATAAGCGGTTAGATGTTTGCAAAAATTTACAAATAAGTGACCGCTTACAATGGTATCTGTTTTCACACTGTACAGAAACCACAGCTTTACCAAATAGCACGAAGGAATGGCAACAAATTTTTGAGTATTTCAACCAAACACTGAACAGTGAAAATGTCGGTTGCTGTGGAATGGCAGGGACTTTTGGTCACGAAACTCAACATATAGCAATGTCTAAAGCAATTTATGAACAATCGTGGCAAACTAAATTTAAAGATAAACCGATAGAACAATGTCTTGCCACAGGTTACTCTTGCCGTAGCCAAGTCAAGCGTATGGAAAAAGTGATATTAAAACACCCTATTCAAGCGTTATTGAGTGTATTAGTATCCCATACTTAA
- the ompA gene encoding porin OmpA, translating to MKKSVIALAVSSLALASVAQAAPQENTFYVGAKAGWASFHDGLNQYDKAPKGVHKNSVTYGVFGGYQILNNGTFGLATELAYDDFGVAKIRYTEANKTETVQKMKNRGPMLSLKGSYQVLNGLDLYGRVGAALVRTDYNWKDDSQPGQRSNQVSAVFATGLEYSLPSLPQLATRLEYQWVNNVGKLKDANGDRVDFRPDIASVTLGVSYRFGQNQAPQVVTKNFAFSSDVLFAFGKAGLRTTAVKELDRANGEINKLGLESAAIQVNGYTDRIGSEKSNVRLSQRRAETVANYLVSKGIKPANITAVGYGETNPVTGNTCDKVKGRKALISCLAPDRRVELQVQGTKKVTM from the coding sequence ATGAAAAAATCAGTAATCGCTTTAGCTGTTTCTAGCTTAGCACTAGCAAGTGTTGCTCAAGCAGCACCACAAGAAAATACTTTTTATGTGGGTGCAAAAGCAGGTTGGGCTTCATTCCACGATGGTTTAAACCAATATGATAAAGCACCTAAAGGTGTTCACAAAAACTCTGTAACTTATGGTGTATTTGGTGGTTATCAAATTCTGAATAACGGTACTTTTGGTTTAGCAACTGAATTAGCTTATGATGATTTTGGTGTAGCAAAGATTCGTTATACCGAAGCAAATAAAACAGAAACTGTACAGAAAATGAAAAACCGTGGTCCTATGCTAAGCTTAAAAGGTAGCTATCAGGTTCTTAATGGCTTAGATCTTTATGGTCGAGTGGGTGCAGCGTTAGTACGTACAGACTATAACTGGAAAGATGATTCTCAACCAGGCCAACGTTCAAACCAAGTTTCAGCAGTATTTGCAACAGGTTTAGAATATAGCTTACCTTCATTACCACAATTAGCAACTCGTTTAGAATATCAATGGGTTAATAATGTAGGTAAACTAAAAGATGCTAATGGTGACCGTGTAGATTTCCGTCCAGATATCGCATCTGTAACTTTAGGTGTTTCTTACCGTTTTGGTCAAAACCAAGCACCTCAAGTAGTTACTAAAAACTTCGCATTTAGTTCAGATGTATTATTTGCATTTGGTAAAGCAGGTTTAAGAACTACTGCTGTAAAAGAGTTAGATCGTGCAAATGGCGAAATTAACAAGCTAGGTTTAGAGTCTGCAGCAATTCAAGTTAATGGTTATACTGACCGTATCGGTTCAGAAAAATCTAACGTACGTTTATCACAACGTCGTGCAGAAACAGTTGCAAACTACTTAGTTTCTAAAGGTATCAAACCAGCTAACATCACAGCTGTTGGTTACGGTGAAACAAACCCTGTAACAGGTAACACTTGTGACAAAGTAAAAGGTCGCAAAGCGTTAATCTCTTGTTTAGCACCAGATCGTCGTGTTGAACTTCAGGTACAAGGTACTAAAAAAGTAACTATGTAA
- the menB gene encoding 1,4-dihydroxy-2-naphthoyl-CoA synthase: MQNPADEILYSPVQWQDHSENYTDILYHKSLDGIAKITINRPEVRNAFRPQTVKEMIQAFSDARFDEKIGVIILTGQGEKAFCSGGDQKVRGDYGGYKDDSGVHHLNVLDFQRDIRTCPKPVVAMVAGYSIGGGHVLHMMCDLTIAAENAIFGQTGPKVGSFDGGWGTSYMARIVGQKKAREIWFLCRQYNAQEALEMGLVNTVVPYAELEKETVRWCREMLRNSPIALRCLKAALNADCDGQSGLQELAGNATMLFYMTEEGQEGRNAFNEKRAPNFNKFKRNP; encoded by the coding sequence ATGCAAAACCCAGCTGATGAAATACTTTATTCGCCAGTACAGTGGCAAGATCACAGTGAGAATTATACAGATATTCTTTATCATAAATCCCTTGATGGTATCGCAAAAATTACCATTAATCGTCCTGAAGTGCGTAATGCATTCCGCCCACAGACTGTTAAAGAAATGATTCAAGCATTTTCAGATGCTCGTTTTGATGAAAAAATTGGCGTAATTATTTTAACGGGTCAAGGCGAAAAAGCCTTTTGTTCAGGAGGAGATCAAAAAGTACGTGGTGATTACGGTGGTTATAAAGATGATAGTGGCGTTCATCACTTAAATGTACTGGATTTCCAACGTGATATTCGTACTTGCCCAAAACCAGTAGTTGCAATGGTTGCAGGTTATTCTATCGGTGGTGGGCACGTGCTACATATGATGTGTGATTTAACTATTGCTGCAGAAAATGCGATTTTTGGTCAAACAGGTCCAAAAGTCGGTTCATTTGACGGTGGTTGGGGTACAAGTTATATGGCTCGAATTGTAGGTCAGAAAAAAGCACGTGAAATTTGGTTTTTATGCCGTCAATACAATGCCCAAGAAGCCCTTGAAATGGGATTAGTCAATACTGTTGTACCCTACGCTGAACTTGAAAAAGAAACTGTACGTTGGTGTCGTGAAATGTTACGTAATAGTCCTATTGCGTTACGTTGCTTAAAAGCAGCATTAAATGCAGATTGTGACGGTCAATCAGGTTTACAAGAACTGGCTGGTAATGCCACGATGTTATTTTATATGACAGAAGAAGGGCAAGAAGGGCGTAACGCTTTTAATGAAAAACGAGCGCCTAATTTTAATAAATTTAAACGCAATCCCTAA